AGAGCTAAGATATTCAGCCTAGCTAACTGATCATTGTAATACAGAGGACCTGACCAGCAACAGCCTTCCAACAGAAGTGAACTTTGAACATCTTGACTATCAACAGTCCATATCACGCTTGGAAAAGCTCATCGGCTGTAGAATCTAGAGTCACTCCATATATACCGACCGGCAACTGAATTCTCATCCAAGACATGTTACCTGCTACCTTCAAACTCTGTGCCGGTATATCTTACAGACATCTTCGCAACATGACAGGTGAGTTTATGTATTATGAAGGCATAATAGTAATGAAGGCACGTAGATATATACATAGATGTTTAACAAGCATAGAAAAATAAGGGTAGGAAAATACGAGTCCATCAAGTTCACATTGTTTTACAGTGTAAATCCAGAGAAAACTAAAAATGTTGGATGTACGAGTGGATGACTTCTAGTTGcatgtatttatgtacctgtaCATCTTGATATAGATACTGCTACCCAAAAAGTCAACTGCACTTTGTGTATTTTAGATGGTGGTGTGTTAAGGAAACAAAAAGCACACAACTACAAAAGCATTCCTACTCGGATAGCTGTTGAAGAATGACTGAACTATTGAGCTTATGGGTAGCATATTAAGTGTTTTTGACCAACTATGGAATCATGACTGTATGCTAAATGTTATATCTTCCCAACTGGGAGCTTAATGGTGGTTTTTGTAGTTCATACACTCTGAAAGGTAGGAGTAGTGGTTCCGTGGGATAGGAGAAAACAATTTCATCGATTGATTATCCATTATAAAAATTGTACATCCAAGCCTTAGATACTCGGAGATATTGAAAAACATGTGTATACTGTAACAGTGGAATCTTTGAGATGGTCACCCGAAATTGGATCATCTTCCAGAAGGGTGTTCTTCTCAAAGAAGAGGCCAATATACCGCATGTACAAGGAGAATATAACACAATTGAAAATCTCACAAAAAATCTGGTCTTGATAAAGGATGTTGTCTTCTCAAAAGAGATTGGCTTTTGGATAGACTTTACTGTACATGTTCCAACACATGTATCCCAAATTAATTTAGGCCAATTGTCACATAGTTACACTGTCTCTCCGTAATGTAGTACCTTATTTAGAGGACTTTTACAGGGTAAAGCAGTGATAAAATCGGGGTCAGACTGTTGCCAAATGCTGAAGCATGACCGTTTCATTTGCCCTTTGCACAATTTGTACAGTAACAGGTCCCCTAcctactatgtgacatttataATACTGGCGTCATCTTCTACTGCAGAGCGCCCTTGGGCTCCTGTACCCCTTATAGCTACATTTCTACCCAGGATGCTTTTTGATCAGTGTGCCCCTAAAACAGAACCCCAAGAGTTTAGCAGAAAACCATTTTATTTGACGGCAGCTCTGCATCAAGTCATTGGCACTAGGATCTATATCTTTTAGTTGACTTACCAATAACCCCCTTAGTCCTTATTGGTTCTATGTCTTGTGCCTATTATACAGTGTCACTTGGAAGGCAGTTAAAGGTCAACATGCTCTTGTATTTAACATCGCAGTGGTCATCTCAAGGGATCCCAGTTCAACACTGGTAAAAAAACATGTTATCCAGAGTTAACTGTAGCAAGATTAAAACATCCGTTCTACTCCGTTGTCTAGTTCTGACtacatggagcagtattatagtagattatCCAGATTACAGTAATCAGTTATTGGAGTAGCCCCTCGTCTTCTTGGTAGCTTATCTATAGTACATTGCTCAGTAAGGGGTGATGGGTACAGAACAAGACTTGTTCAGCAATAAACAAATATTAAATCTATGCTCCAACCTCAGAAGTGACATTCagaagaaaaataaacatttagcAATACCTATATTATTGCGCAAATTGGAAAGGTTACTGCTTAGAAGATACTAATATCTCCCGTCACTGGCGGTGCCCTTAATTAAGTGCTTAATCTGCATAGCAGCAATAATTTGAGTGCAAATATTATAAAATAAGGTCTCCAACTTCTGCATCCCATCAAGATTATCTTTCACAAACGAGAGAAGGTCTACACTACTAattctggggatttaaaaaaaaaccctaacatATTATGGCTGCATCCTAATCCAGCACCCATAGAAGCCTTAGGATACCTCCAGAATGCCTCAGATTTCATACAAATGAATAGATTTTCTGGCAGATTTTTTATGAAGTGGacggaagaaaaaaaagttgcagcataCTCCATCGGATACAGTTTTGAGGTTACTTGCATTCCCTACTATGGATTCTGTGCATTAGGTTTATTATAAAATCAAGGCTACACAGAAGCTTTAGTGAGCAGGCCAAAAATTCTGTAATTTGTCGACGCACTGTGGTGACAGTGCTAGTTTAGGGTGCTATTTGGCTCGGAATGGCCTGCAATTATAGATTTTTAACACCCATTAGGCCCTAAAGGAAAATAGCTGCAAGGTTTCAATGGAGTCACTCGGATGCAACTTTCATTGCACACTGCGCTGGACAAGTCGCTTGCACTTTGCATTCTGCCATGGTTTGGATTTTTTGCAGCTGCTTTGCCAAAGTTGCATTACATTGCAAGTAGTAACGGGACTACATGCAATCACTTGCAACATTGCGATGTGATCTTGGCGTTGCGTCACCGTGTAGCCTTGATGTAAATGTTATCAGTGTGCTTTTCTTTGTACACTTGTGTTCTTTAGAAATACTTCTATGTACTTATATGTATTACAGAGGCTGTGTGTCATCCTTGTCTGCCCCTGGCTGCTgggcttcattttttttcttaagttgCACCCTAAGGCTGGCCTTAAAATAAGCGCAATTGCAAATCTCTTGTGTtttgaacaaggcttttttggtTGTGTATTGGCCTATTATAGTACTTTTCCTGCCTGCATGGTATATTCGTGCAGGACAGGAACACCGACTAAAATGGCCAATTCGTCTGAGTTCCAGATGCGGTTTTTCCTGCGTCATTACATAATGTTTCACGCACCTCCTTACATATTACATGTACATTTGCacatcccccattgacttctttggggacctttggtgtacaGATAAGGCATGTtctcatgttctatctttttttctgCGGGTGAAATAAGCGCCCCATAATCCTCGCACGCGAACCGactcattgaagtcaacgggttttattttctgcatattaCGCACATAACTAGGTCACGTTAAGCCGCTAAGGCCTCCTTTATATGTGTATGCGCATTTGCAGGTGCTTCGGCGCAACTTTTTTTGCACACTGAATGAGACTTGTGCACATATTGGTGCATCTTACTGTACTTTCTCCGCCCGCAGGCCATGTTCATTTGAGCACAGCAAACATGACACTGATTGATTTGGCTAATTTAGTCTaatgcatagttttttttcagcagaattACATAGCATATTATGCTTTTTTATttgtattgcacgcacatttgcacacccaccattgacttctatggaaacatttggtgtgcaaatgcacagaagtGTAAAGCATGCTgtgggatatttttttttttgcgcagcctAAACTTGTGCGCACGATAcaaaaatgtgaacgaaccccttAAAAGCTCATGGGTTCTATTcgaagtgtattttgcatgcagattttacacatgcaaatacaagcatgtgaaggagccctaatacaagCTCTCCTATTAGACTTCATAGTCTATCTTTGCTCCATTAACTTATCAGCCTTTAGTGATGCGACCCCTTGCAGCACACACTAACCTATTCATAAACTGCCTTGCTGATCTAAAAGTCACCCATATTGGAAGAACAGAGGCACAACTCAAATATCCCTATACTGTATCTATCCTACACAGCTTCAAGGTGTCCATAAACACCCCTTATTTGCACTGTAATCTTTCAGCTGTTAAGCAGTAGATGCTTCCTGACATTTGCAGCTCATTTAGCCACCAGTATTACAAGCAGCCTAAAGCTCTGACTGTCTAGTCTGGTGTCAAACACCAAATAACCCCCAACCCTCCTACACAGCTTCCTTATATAAAGGCTACTCAGCTGCAGCTTGTTAGTAAGGTGGCTGGAAAACCTGGGGCGGCTCTATCAGTAGTGACCATTCTCATGTCAGTATCTCATCACTCCGGTAGTTTCCAGATTTTACCCAAGCCGCACTAGACCTGTTCACTGCCAAACCAGATGATATGGAGATTTTAATTAAACTTTCTTCAGCAACCAGCCTTCTCCATATACTGGTAGTGTGAATTATAgtcagggtgtattcacacgtagCGTGGTAAATTATGCCCCAAAATCCGGAGGCtacttgcggattttgatgcgcaaTTGAAAATGGCTTCAAACTTGCCTGCAACTCTGCATCACAATCTGCAGTCAGACCTGCGGCTGTGTCCTGTGGCGTAATTCCGTCCAGTGTGAAAGGTCTCTAACATGAAATGCTGCAGTTTTGCAATGCGGTTTTCTGGCCACGTGAAAACACCTACGGAcacgtgaaagagccctgagactGCGACTCAGACTGGGAACAAAAGCCTAATTGCTGAAGTTCCATAGTTTAATTAGCTGCACTTGTGACAGCTGTGCGCTGAAACAGCAATGCAACCGCAGCATGCGAATATACCCTTAGCCCAAACCTCACCAATGCTACTAGTTTACTTATCTCTAACTATAGGGCTCCGCAGTGATGACGGCACTCTGTGATTATGCGGTCTGTTTCGGCTGCTAATGTTACCCTATGATATGTAATTTCACTTTATGAAGTTTTGTGCGACGAATCGTCCTGTATAGATGAGACTAGCAGTAATAATACAGGGGGAAGAGATACATCTGAAGCGAACAACATGACAAATACATTAGACCATGTTTGCCTGCGAGCTCATATCAAGTACGCAATAACGTGCATACGTTGTGCTGATGCCCATCTTTGCCCagcaaagagtgaaatctgcagcaaccaACTGATATGTTGTGGTCCTAGGGACCGCTCTGCCGGTTAGTTCTGCTGCAGACACCGTGGATGAGATCTATGGAAAACACACAGCATTTACAGTCAGTGGGATCATACCTTTATGCTTACTTCACGGACATTTTTGTTTGCTCCATCTTATCTAGTTAGTAAAAAATGCCACgaatttcatgcatttttacatgttattttgcgcgtttttttacccttttttaacCTGTAAAGATGTCAATGGGAAAAAATGCCATAGCACAAGAATGCAAAAGAATGTGAcaaacccaaaaaaacaagcaaattgctaaaaaaaaaggcacaaaactTTTTGTAGTGCATTTTATAACTGCAGTACAGCTACAGTAACCTACAGTACAGCTATCACTGGGCAGGATATTGCATGAAACCATCCTCCGATTGCTCCAACTATATTGATCAGATATACAACAtgtgatggatggatgaatggactGAATGATGTGATAAGACTGACAGAAGAAAAATGAGTTTTCAgtaatttttcaacttttttccaACTCTATATATAGGAGTTATATATAACCTATCCATACCATTGATCTCTCATTCATTATTTAGTGCTACCCTTCAAAATAATACCATCACACCAAATTAATGACTCCCGTCTTATGTTAGAGCTGACAATGATCAATAATATATACTTATTTTTCAGGTCTCAGGAGAACGGCTGCCGTAGCTCTCTCACATGAACTTGAAAAGTTGGCTTTGGTTGGGCCAGGACCTAGTCAATGGTTAAGTCAAGTCAGAAGAAGAAGCTCTCTACTAAGTAAGTCACAAATATTTTGGTATATTAAATGCCTCATGTGACTCAGCAGGCAGATTCAAGAGAGGTAGATGTGTCTTGTTCATAAATGTTTTCATTAGGTTCTAGGCTTGATGAGAAACCATACACTGAAGTTGAGATGTCTTACATAAAGCAAGGAGAAGAAGCCCTAAAGAAGTCAATGAGCATCCTAGGAGAACAAGATGGTTGGAAAGTGGAAATTATGGAGGTAGGATCACTTATATTCTCTATTAGCTCAAGATAACTATCTTTAGAAGTCGGAGGGAACGTAAAGTCAATTTTTAAATTCATACTTTTTAGCAAATGTTTATTGTACTGTAGATGGACAGGGGTCTTCATTAGGTCTTTTGTTTACGGTTTCCATCTGGTCAGAACCGTATTCATacaagaaaatcgctgcgatatcacagctgtgttttctacaatatcacgattttgtggTGCTCTTTCACCGGGAATTtttgggtggcttgaaatataagacctacccccaaaataagccctagctacatttaaaaacaaaaacaatacataacctaacaggcgctgtccgctccaccgtacttctcctccggcagttccggagtacttgtttgtagtcttcagccagtgcttcctggtcaggggcttcaaaaatcccacctccaggaatcgCTGGCTCAGCTTGGTTTTCAAGCACCACGCCTCAGCCAATaactgcagcacttgatgaactaatcacagacattcaatttgaaggctgtcattggttcattgaacgctgcagtgattggctgagccgcggcgctcggtaacaaatcagagccagcgcttcgtggaggtgggatttttataCCCTCTGCCGGAGGAGAAGTGCATCTGagaggacagcgcctgttaggtaatgtatttttattttttttatgtagctagggattattttagggacaaatagTAGGACttgctactgtaaaagttgcattgcaccgcacgaaaaccgcaatttcatgcaatgcaacacaaaggaaggcttcataaggaagcatgggctacaaaacattgcaaatgctgtatagagcatgccacaatttttccccttccttatgggcttcacatacatgcaatttgtagcactgtcacatcacaagaaaatcgcacgattttcgcacctgtgtgaaagtggcctaatttAAACAAACTTGACACATGTCTGTTTGAGCAAAACACAGGGTGGTTTCATACATGCCCCTTTGATGCAGCTTTTGAAACCAAGACTAAGGGTAGATTCAAATAAAGAAAAGATACCTTCTCTCCCTTCATGATCCACTTCTGGCagtggcttcaaaaactgcataaaaaaactgcatcagaGCAAATATAGGAAACCACCTTTCGCTTCTGAATATGAAGTACCTCTAGAATCAATGATAGCCAACCTCTGTGCTTTTATGTGAAATCAGAGGCACACATAGGAACAGGCTGGTGCTATTAAAGACCATTTGCGTGAGCACTAATTATTTTAGGGTTTATTCATACTCAAAAGCCAGGGTCAGCATCGGCATCTGGGAAGATGCCAGGGCCCACTGGGCTAGAGGGGAGAATCTGGATAAGTATGATCTATGTTTACCAATTTAGGATAGAACGGGGGGCTCACCGTGACCTATTAAAGAAAAGATTTGTCAATAACCAGGCTTTatgtgtctttatttaatgggtaAAACACCTATGAAACACACACTTCCAGTCTCCACTCTTTAAttgaaacacttttttttcccaatcaactcttggagaagtcattaaaacAGATGTTCGCTTGCTTTTTCCCCCCGTATTGTGGATCTTTAGGCAGTGtgctcagtaaaagacatgacCAATACATCTGCTTGTGTGTTATCAGATTAGTTACACAATATCTATTTGTAATTGTGTCTTAGATAAaaatcaaaatacagaaatgtaagTAATTCCAGAGAGTTCACTTAGGGTACTTTTTATACAGGCCGACTACTGGCTGGAATATCGCTCAAATTAGCAATTTTGATCAATAGTAGTCCTATGTAAAAGCAGAACCCGACTGCGTACTGAGCGTGAAATCACTCAGTAGttgctagtcactttgtttctacTCACTGAAAGAAAACGACTAGTGAGCAACTTCTCTCtacgagtaaacaggcagtcattcatatctgaacgactgcctgttcacattggGTGGATGGAAGAGACCTCTGGCACAAtccgtctccattcacttaacgactatcactcctgtgtgaaaacacaggGGCATTAGTCATCCCttataaaagcacccttagatatAATCTAGATTTGATCGCTACtaaggcaaaaataaaatgttagaagTCATTTCTCTAATGTAAAATATGATACTAATAATAATTCATTTTTTGAACTTGTAAAGGCCAATGGGGATAAAGTTCTCAGTAAAGTTCTTCCAGACATCGGAAAAGTCTTTAAGCTGGAAGCAGTAGTAGAGAAGCCGCTGAATAATCTATATGGAGAACTGGTAGACAATATGGAGAAGATGGGCGAGTGGAATCCAAGAGTCAAAGAAGTTAAGGTAGGAAATTGTTCTAATGTTTATTATTGTATTTAACAAAATGTCACAAGATAATGGAGGAAGGGTAAATGTTATTGCTGGACTTTTTCTTCAAAGGGGTGCTATACCGTCTGTTTTGTTTCTAGAAATAGCTTCACTCTTGTCCATTAGCagtgcctagtagagatgagcgaccatacttggtaaggcgatatactcgagagagcatcgcctttttcgagtacctgctggcttgtcccgcagggggttgcggaggggatcgggagggagagagagagggatctctctcactctcctcccagctccccctcgctgccccgtaCCGCCCCCGACCCCCacggcccccctgaatcttcagggacgagccagcaggtactcgaaaaaggcgatgctctctcgagtatatcgccttacccagtatgctcgctcatctctagcgcctAGTATTGCAGATCATCCATAGTCAAATAAATATGTGTAATACCAGACccaacccattgacttcattcatCCCATTTACGACACTCTCTAAAAAGTTGCCCTATTGGAGGATAAGCAAGCCAATAGTGAAAGGAGAAAAGTGGGCAGACGGTGTAACTCTCTAGAAAAATGATAAGCTCTTAGCAGCACATTGCACTGAGTATCTCATGAACTCCATATTAGCACACAATGTTGTGTCCTCCAATTTCTTTTCTTGGACCTGCTCCAACCATTCTTGCACTCTCTGCGAATTAGTTAACCATAGGATGTCCAACTGCTGGAAGCCCCAATGATCAGCTTTAAACTGTAAGTGAatctggcagcaagtgttcaatttccctgcagtgccaccacaggagaaaaaaAGCATTACACAACTTCAATCAAAATCAATGCTCTTGGTAGTTGCTCTCCACTTTAGCTATTAGGGTCTTGGACAGGAAACTTAGTAAGAAATTGTAGGACTAAGGGGTATGTGTGTGTTGTATTAAAGGAGCACTGCTCTGTATGCACAATTCTCTGGCTGTCACATTTGTATGGCTTAATATGTAAGGGTAGCTTTTTTGTGGGCAACTCTATGTGACTAGAACAATATATTGGCTAAGTACAATATGGTGGTTAAAATATTGGGCAAATCTGTGTTGATCTACTACTGCATttgcttgctcaagtaactgcctttacTGAGtgggcttgctcatctctattcatgattgATATCTCTAGCCTCCAACTATAAATCCAGACAATGCCAAATACTGTTGTATAGGCATTTTGTAACTGTTCTACAACTTCTTGCATATCCAGGATTCTTCatgtgctgccacctagtggctaGGATGAACAGTTTCAGAAAATAAACTGCTTCTGGGCGTAGAATcataatattttcattttatggTATCTGTTCCCCTTTAAGAAAGCAAAACATCCCAAGCAATATTATTTTTCTTGGCTAATGAAAATCCTTTAAAACTCTAAAGTCCTGGACATTGTATGCTTCAAATATGCTCTTATCATAATTACAATGCCTCCCCTACATATTCAGATTATTGTTGCTAGTTTTTGGTATGAAGTGGTCTCCTATCATGTACTTCCTTGGCTCATTATCACAACGGCCTTGGTGTGTGCTCCATGCTCTGTGAAAACACATTCCTGCCgtctgctgtcggcttatccttAACAGTTCCATGAGCGCAGGGCTTCTTGGCTGGAGTTTATTTGTAAAGTATATAAGTAGCCACATGAGAAAAAAATTAGGCGAGCGGTCAACTCTACGACGTCTTGTAACAGAACTGAGCATTTTAGATCATTTTAGCGATATATTATTTAGTTATTATAACTGTTTAGAAACTGTTTTTCTAAATTGTCTGTCTGTAGTCCAAGTTTTTAAAAGCATTTGGTCAAAAGGGTTATCCCTAGGAATCAATGTATCCCCCATTCACAAGATAGATATGCAGTATTGATGTGTGTATGCATTGTTTTAGGGGCcacactgtatgtgtgtgtatatatatatatatatatatatataccctgtttccctgaaaataagacataccctgaaaataaggcgtAGCTTTATTTTCCAGaaattttgaggatgcaaaatgatttttcaggctttttgaggatgcttgaaatataagccctactccaaaattaagccctgctaacagttaattaaaaaagtcaatttaaatagtgtccaggcagctatacatacattttgaggatgcaaaatgatttttcaggctttttgaggatgcttgaaatataagccctactccaaaattaagccctgctaacagttaattaaaaaagtcaatttaaatagtgtccaggcagctatacatgtaaaacagttagacctttttgaacaaaaattaatataagacactgtcttatctttggggaaacacggtatatatgtgtgtgtgtgtgtgtgtatatatataattttaaaaaaattcatatttatatatatatatatatatatatatatatatatatatgaatttaatatatatatatagagagagagagagagagagagagagagaaattttaaaaaattatatgaatagaaaaaaaaaatatatatatatgaataaaatAAATTCTATACATATATTTGTTTGTTATCTATTTACTGTTGAAAGCTACCAACGTTTTGTATTGAAAGACACATGTCAaatttctgtgaaattgcgattctCAGGCGCATGTTTCACGtgcgtcagaggatcgcaagtgtttcccattgatttcaatgggaaacatcgcatcaCCCTTGCATGCATATTGCATGGCTTTCGAatgccatgtgatgtcttttaaggtcgCATTGAAAACCATGGACAGGCCTTTCAGCAGACCCAAAGATGGGTCATGCtatgaaaaaaatcgctcatgtgaataagtccattcaaaagaatggagttcatatttgtgtgagttttctgcatctcgcaacacacaaaacttgtgCGAGATTCTCTCCTATGTGAATAAtcccttagggctcactcacgcgGGCCGTAGGTTGTCTGCATATTCCGTAGTGCTAACATTTATTTAGATAGGGCCGTTCAGACCTGCGTTTTCcattcacgtaaaaaaaaaacacagcatgacctatttagGTGCGTAATACGCCAATTATAAGCTATGGGAGCTTAAATTGTGCAGTAAGTACGAAAGGTgtgaaaaaaaccacacacaacacatacctgtgtgagtgagcccttacacTAGATGGATTTTTGGGGGACTGAGGAGGTTTCTGAAGACACAGTTAATAACAAAGTTGCATACAGAGTCCAGATTGCGCCTTTTACAATTCAAACATAATGCATGCTATAAAATTTGCATAAATGTTCCAACATTAGTAATAACCAATTTTCCTACAAACAAAAGGATTGTGtgtagaataaaaacaaatcatagaCTATCTTGTTCAATGTACCTCTCGGTGAAGTGTTGGTAATATTTACTCTTTATTTCCAAAAAACAGCGCCTCTCTTGTTTATTGGCTGTATCAGGTATTGCAATTTAGCCTCTGTCAAGTGACTGGCGCTAAAATACAATAACAGACTTGGCCCAATGACAACAGCGCCGCTATTTATGGAAATAAATCTCAGATTTCCCGATTAACGCTAGGTTGACCTACACGAGGATGCTCATTCAAGGGAGGAGGGACAGTTCAGTGTTGTGACATCAAAtttctctctttccttcagattctgcaAAAGATTGGTAAGGACACATTAATAACACACGAGAAAGCGACAGAAGTCCCTGTTGTAGGACCTCGGGATTTCGTGAATGTGCGATGCAGCAAGAGGAGAGGGTCTACCTGTATTCTCGCTGGAATGTCAACAAGATTTAGCGGAATGCCAGAACAGGAGGGATATGTAAGGTATGGAAGATGGGAGCTAAGATTTATACTTCTGTAATTTTTTCCTATGGCTCTCGAGTCGTCAAAGACAATAACTAATGAAATGGAGCTGTTTATATGAATAATTTAGTTTTATAGTAGATACAGCTTAAAAATGGCTGATGTCAGAGATTTAGTGTAAAGCTCTTGGAGCCGATAAAATCTATCTTGACCCCTTAACTTTCACGTGTTATATAGTAGTTGCAAGAAGTTAACTAGCCCGTTGaagttacctggatttctgcactgattattAAGAAATTTGTGGTGTGATTGTTATCATaaatatagacaaacacaatctaacaacAAACAACAGTTGTATGGCTTGTGTCTTTTAGTTCCTCAATATTTCTGGGGTGCCTTTCATGCACAACCCACTTCAGGTCGTGCCACAGAATTTCCTTACGGCtaaggtcaggattctgaattggccatttcaaaacaggttttttttttaactattctttagttgatttacgtGTCTGCTTTGAGGCATTGTCTTGCATCACCCAAAGTCTCTTCAGCTTAAGGTCATGAACGGCTGCCCTTACATTGTCCTACAAATGTTTTGAAAcatcttagaattcattgtttccTCAAAGATCACAAGACTTGCAGATCCTAAGGCAGCAAAGCAACCCTAAACCATGACGCTCCCTTCACAAGGCTTCACAGTTGGGTTGAGTTTTAGTGTGCAGGGTCGTTTTTCCCTACAAGCATAGCATTGTGAATTTGTGCTAAAAGTATCATTTGTCCATAGAATATTCAAATATTCTCTCAtaagcattg
The nucleotide sequence above comes from Eleutherodactylus coqui strain aEleCoq1 chromosome 2, aEleCoq1.hap1, whole genome shotgun sequence. Encoded proteins:
- the STAR gene encoding steroidogenic acute regulatory protein, mitochondrial, whose protein sequence is MTGLRRTAAVALSHELEKLALVGPGPSQWLSQVRRRSSLLSSRLDEKPYTEVEMSYIKQGEEALKKSMSILGEQDGWKVEIMEANGDKVLSKVLPDIGKVFKLEAVVEKPLNNLYGELVDNMEKMGEWNPRVKEVKILQKIGKDTLITHEKATEVPVVGPRDFVNVRCSKRRGSTCILAGMSTRFSGMPEQEGYVRAENGPTCMVLHPVLEDPSKTKLTWLLSIDLKGWLPKTIINQMLSQTQVDFAEYLRNRVTMSSPSLSLC